GTATGTCGAAAAAGGACGCAAGTCAGAAATTTGCCGAGCTGGCGGCAACAACGGTGGAAACGGATGAAAAAATATCGAAGGACTCACAAATTGATTCCCAGGATCAAGGGATTACAGAACATGGTGGATATCGTAAATACCTGCATAGTTTTAAACTGGTAAGCTCACTTAATTTTTCTAGTTATGACGGTATTTCGGAGGATCCGAAGCATGTCTTCTTCCATTGTCTTAAGTTTGCGAAGTTCACTATAGTCCTCCCCCCTTCACTTCGAATCCACATTaaactacacttatgtctacacaCCAAATTAGTCAAACTAACCTGCAGCATGACAAAGCCCATTACTGTCataaaagctggcaaagttccaGAGGTGCATTTATATATTCCGAGTACAAGAGCTATATTCTTGTTTCAACAAAACCAGCAAAATCGatagtattggatcagtaaaaaaTGACTAGGATCtccttcgatgagagatcctcggTACCTAGAGCCGGcatcctgatgtcaaaattgttagacgcAAGAATGCtgcgacaattctgttcccaggaccaagttgcggtcaacttacaatactggGTTGATGGTAAGAGGACAAACATCATAATTGCCTCCACTTACTTACCTTACGGTTCTTTGTGTCTTCCTAAAGCGAGAACTAAAGGACTAAATATCAGCTGGCCTTGAATTCGCAATAGGTAATGATGGAAACGCTCACCATATTTGCTGGAGGAGACGCAAATGCAAAAAAAGTCTAGAGGAAGCATTGGGAAGAATAGTAGCACCGGAAGGTCTAACTGCCGAAATGCTTGTGTGCGAGGACAACTGGAATGCAGTTTATCACGTGGTGGGATAGGTGCTGTGCAGGTTTGAAAGAGACAGGGGGCGAGGAAGAGGCGGTTGCGAATGCATTCAATGAAAGTTGACAGGAGTTAGGAGGTGGTttaagtgggtaaaaatctcacaagcTAGAAGAAACGTACCTCTGTCCCCGTGACAAAAATGGAAGACATTGAAATTGATGGCATttgctcttcatttcttaataaaGGTTCATAAAATAGCTACTTCAATGAGAATTTCACCTCTTCATCAATTGCGCGAAGACGTTCGACGTATGAACAGGTAGTGTATCTCGAGTGCACTATGCGGGAAGGGCATTCCGGGAGAACTAATAGcttttatcagagcgacataagaTGCGCAAAATGCCGCGTgccgcatcgaggtaaaatctctgtggaatttgaggtcgaaagcagAGTCCGAAGGGTTgcgtcttgtcaccgatattatttgttctttTTATCGGTGGTGTTctacatgctgccttgtccgcagGGCATTGAGGAATTCGGtgaacgatgacatctttcctcaaacacttggACTACAccgatgatatctgtttgctctctcaccgccTCACCcagtcatggactttggccaaatggttctgggttcggaaacagaggcaaataaagtTGGACtgcaaataaacaccaacaaaacaaaggttctcagtctgacatgtcatcgcactctccctatatgCATTAATCGGCACAACcacgaaggcgtcgatcaatttgtatactaGAAAGCGTGGTTCCTGTCGCcggtgacaccgaactggatgttgcctgaAGTATTAACAGAGCTAGATTTGCTTTcgttgctttgtctaaaatttggaaaggcAGCTTTCTCAACATCAAGAGCAGGTTGAGACtgctctgtgctagtgttctatTGGTGTTACTATTTTGGACTAGCACGTGGAAAACGACCCCCCTTTGTCACTCAAAAGCTCGTGAATACCTAGCTCAGATGAGTCATCGGGGTCCagtggcctgatactatttcgaacaaagaattTGGTCTGCACATAAGTCAGTTGCCTATAGAGGATGTGGTCCGAAAGCGGACGTGGCAATATCGTATATgtcgcacattaaggaggggtgacaatttcATAGCTGGCATCGCCTATGAAGTGGAACCCATTCCCAAAAGAGGGTTGAGGAATGGGTCGCTCGAAAAGTGGTTGGTGCAAAACAGTGGAGGAGAGTGCAGGTATCTTGGGATGTCCTGGACGAGATAAAATGCATTTCGGCGCATCGTAAGCGATATCCTTGCGTGATTGACGCCATGCGCCCTACTAAGAGATGAATGGCAACAATATATTCTTTACGACCATTACATTTCCGGTACATTTCTATTTCCAGCACGGAACCAAGTGGATTGTCCACGAGCAGTGGATTTCGAAAGTGCCTTCCGATTGCAACCGCTTAAAACAAAAAGCTTCTTCGTCACTTTTCTCTGCTTTGAATGATCTCTTCTAATTCTTTATATCTTTGTCTAAAAATAGTCGCCTTTTAATTCGACATAAAAATTCCTGACGTGGAGGAcggtattaaattatttaatagcGAAACTAAAAAAATGGTCACGAGCCACATGATATTTAGCCATTTTCTAGATGGCATCTTCAAAATATGAATTTACAATAAATATGCAAATATGGTATCGTCCAAGAAAAGATTATTCAAATATTACAGATGAACCTCGGTTAGGAGACTGGGAAAAACCTTTTGGACATTTATTTGAAGAGAGTTGTAAATATAACGATCTCCCTAAACACCCCAGTGGGTTTCTAATAAGCATGAAATAATCAATTTGAGAAAGAAAACTTGAATAAAAAACTAATCTAAAATGTATGCTCGGTCGAGATCCGGTCATCCACAATGTTCTTATTATTTTCATCAAATGGCAAATTTTTATCGCGTTCTTGAAAGAATTTACGAGTTTTTCTAGATAGTAGTGTCCACTCATACGAGAATGGAAATTATATAGCATTTGGCGTCTGAGATAAATTACTTAAGCTTAGGTCCAGGATAAGCCGGATAGGTGGATAGGCATATTTATGTTTTAATCATAAAGACAGACTCATTAGCTCGCAAATCAAATCTGACCAGATTCACTTTTAACCACTAAGAAGCTTAAAATAGATTAACACAAAACTAAACATTCAGATGCTTTATATGTTTCTAAACAAGATTTGCGTATAATACTCGTAAAACTACGATGACCAGTTCTTTGCGTCTAACACTTAATAAAGTTAACATAGAACTTCCCCGGTAATGCGTGCATATATATATTGACCGCATGGGTCCCGAAAAGTCAGTATCTATTCGTAGCTACAAAACAACAGTAACAACATGAAAGTATTCTTGTGCGTGTTAGCCCTTGCCGTTGCTGTCTCCGCTGGAGGCTGGGGAGGTTACGGTGGAGGATACGGTGGCGGATATGGTGGAGGCTGGGGTGGATATAGCGGAGGTTGGGGTGGACACGGCGGATACAGTGGAGGATGGGGTGGACACGGCGGATACAGCGGAGGATGGGGACATGGAGGAGGCTACCTAGGCGGTTTGGGTGGTGGCTATGGAGGACACACTGCTGTTGTTAAGACCGTAGCTGTTCCGGTTGTTAAACCCGTACCTGTTCCAGTTGTTAAGACTGTAGCTGTCCCAGTCCCTGTAAAGGTCGCTACTGTTGGATATAGCGGAGGCTGGGGAGGCCATGGCGGATATGGTGCTGGCTTTGGCGGATATGGTGGTGGCTACGGTGGTGGATACGGAGGCGGATTTGGTGGCGGATACGGAGGTGGATTCGGTTACAAAAGCCACGGCTGGAAGTAAATAGCTTTAGTTGCTTAGACTTAAAAGACCAATTGTTTGGAACTATGTTTGAAACGAACGGTGTCGAATAATAATgtttttttgaaattcaaatcatCCACTTTATTAAtactattaataaaatttttaattttttgagcCTATTAAAAATAATGGTCGAATCACGGCTTTTCAGATACGTAGGTACACTGTCAAGTGTAACTACGACCCTGGTCTGTTTTCATATCATTTGTTCGATGCATATTTAAGGTAATGGTAACAAGAAAGGGAAGGTTGCTTATATAATTCCCTTCACTGAACCTTTGATGTGTATATGGCTCTGATGAGAAAAGGTAAAGAAGGAGTAGATTGGAACCAGAAATTACACATAAAGAACCGTGGTATCTTcattttaaaaagaaagttatCACAACTGAACCCTAATGCAATGAATGCTATAACAGGCGACAGTGAAGTTGCCTCCTGACCCGCCGGTGGTGTTGACCTGCCAAGCAATGGTCCACACAATGATTATAAAACTCGAAAATCGGGACATTCCTGACGGAAATCGGTTGGAACAGAGTAAATAAACTTAAACTTTGAAGGCACACTACtctacaaatttttattttaacctaaaaacaagaaaaaattctGAAGCAGAGCGTTCCATTTGTATGAAACTAGTCATATATTTGCACTTAGAATTTCACATTATTCACTTCATTATGATAGTTATATTTTGATTTAGATTGTCGTGAATTTACACATAAGGGACGTACTTTGTCGAactgtaactttgtcaataTTATAATAGTAcactttccatcaaactttccaaaatcatGCGCCATATTTTGGGGTTAAGTTAAAAAATAGGGTAATATAATAACTTTACTTGGATAACTATTacgatggaaggtattttgatgcctagataGTGTAATGACCTAAAGGGGAATAGTGATGGTCAAACGAcgtcctgagtggccgaagacgacctagagggaagaactATTCTAAAAACCTAACAACTTAGCGAAATTAAAGATGAAAGTTCACCCGCAAATAATGAATCTCCATCTGAGTATCCGGtcaacacgtgcttgcacgcctctgtgctagcctggCTCGGTtatgtacctgagtcaaatcagggtaataatctcgggcgagcgcaatactgaccacatcccctcctacagtgtactacagTGTCCCGTTACGGAAttaaatgaagtggtctaacacacttcaagaccctgatccaatatggattgttgcgccaatgattattattatttccgagttatcacaatctcgccagatcccggattttacctaatacgaacactaagtgccaagtatttaggctcttatgatcctacctacttaaaaactaaaggggcgctgttggcggtggccggtggtaggttaatgggagaatccgtcgagaactccccgcaacatcgagcacgtatgcagaatagtgtacttctgcatggtttaaaccacactgtgcgaaagtcccaaaaCATCAAGGGAGttacaatacctgtagttgacaatattatcgaacctacaaccacccgctcgagacgccaaatttctttgatttccctagCCAGTGGgtcataattcaccttcttctccacgtatttccgttcaatgttgtaaTGATAGGGGATGAcatcatcaattatatacgcgaagcgacccGTCTTCTCAACTTAcagcgatcagtcagaacttgccggtcccaatacatgctgtaagcagaattatcaagtactgcttgcggctcatatcgataaatcggacatgttcccgtgatcagcccatgcttgtattcaaggttttgatggataaccttacatacagcattatgtctggtgatgtattgcaccagtgccataacagtacagcctgaaatgaaatggtccaacgtctctaacgtcgaaccacacattttgcactggtcgttctccacccgttctttcatgatgacatttttataagctcgggtggcgaccacgccatcctgaatggcgcaCATGTACCCCTCCGTCTCTACAAAGAGCTTCCtagtacacagccatctgtttggcaaatgcaaatcgacaaatagctgccaaagacaattcacgtgcttaccgtgcattgccttcgaattccattcatcaatccgctcttgctccgacttcaccccactcagaggattgaaaggtcgatccttcaagttaagtggggtCATtccacaatctgccttacagacagtcgcatgcaaagggctcgtctgctctttgctggaaaaataagcgagcagcgagtcgacttggcgatgatgttgtgccgtcacgtcaaccatacctctacctccgatgtcacgaggcaggttcatccgccccacggcagagtttggatgatgc
The DNA window shown above is from Hermetia illucens chromosome 5, iHerIll2.2.curated.20191125, whole genome shotgun sequence and carries:
- the LOC119657057 gene encoding glycine-rich cell wall structural protein-like, which encodes MKVFLCVLALVAAVAAGGWGGYGGGWGGSSGGYGGGWGGYGGGAGWGGSGGYGGGAGWGGGHGAIIKAVPVVTKVIKVSGYGGGIGGGWGAGGLGGGWSGGYGGWSGAGKIGGYGGWSGAGGIGGGWGGNGGWGGAGKIGGYGGGWGGYGGGWKSSGWLQNNSNNMKVFLCVLALAVAVSAGGWGGYGGGYGGGYGGGWGGYSGGWGGHGGYSGGWGGHGGYSGGWGHGGGYLGGLGGGYGGHTAVVKTVAVPVVKPVPVPVVKTVAVPVPVKVATVGYSGGWGGHGGYGAGFGGYGGGYGGGYGGGFGGGYGGGFGYKSHGWK